The region GATTAGGAATCCTCTGTGGGGCCTCTTGAAGGGCGTTGCGACAGCCCTGCTGTGACGAGCTGGGAAGGCCGATTTGGGTAGGGGGCGGGCACCTAAATCGGGGGTGTTGGCGCGAGCTGAAGGTTTTCGAGGCCTGCCTCGTCCTCGGGCGTGCAGGTGTTGAGCCAGCGCGCAATCGCGTCGCGCTCGGCGGGTGTTACCCAGAGGCTGTATTTCTTCTTCACTGAAACCTGCCGAGCGACGTACTGACAGCGAAAAGCCGAATTAGGAGGAATCCAAGTGGCGGCATCTCCGTCTCTTTTCTGTTGGTTAGCCGGACCATCGACCGCGAGAAGGTTAAGCGGGTCATTCGCGAACTCCTGGCGTTGCTCTGGTGTTAGCTGCTGGGCGCCTTTTTGCCAGGCATCGCTCAGTGCTACAACGTGGTCAATCTGGACCGCCGAAGAGGTTCTCTGTCCGCGCCTGAACTCTATGAGTGTGCCTGTGTACGGATCGCTCAACTGACCAGCGAGAACTACGCAATCTCGCGTATTCGGTTTGTATTCCTTATTAATAAGGTCGCGGCCGAGGATGTCATTGCGGGTATCGCAGCCGTTGTGGCCGAACTCTGCCACGACATCGTCGCTCCAGCGTTGGCCGAATTGCTCACGTTCATAACCGGTTTTGGGGGCGCGCCCCTTGATCGGTAGCTCCTCGAGGGCACCCCTGGCGGCGTCGGCAAGCGGGAGGGGGATCGGTGTAGCCTCGCTTGGCTGATCCGGCGCAGGGGCGGGTGCGGGCGGAAGTGTGGGAGGGGATGGTGGGGCGGAAGGCTGGCCGATGCTTGGGGTGGGGCTTGGGCTTAACGACGGTACTTGCCCGCCCTGTGGCATCGCCGAAGGGGAGCAGCCCGCGACCATCGTGCCGATGAGTAGACCTGCGAGGGTTGTGGCGGCCGAAGTGGTGTGGCGGGGCATGTGACTCACTTTATGGGCTTGTCCGGATTGGGGTGGTGTCAACTGAAAATATATCGAAAATTAGTGCGAGATAGGTGGGGGTAGTGGGACTACTGCAGGGTGAAAAGAATTTAAAAGTATAAGAAACGGTGCGTAGGGCTGAATTTTGCCTGCGCTGGGAGCTCGTGGGTATTTGCGTCGGGGGTGAAGAAGCCCGGCAGTCTACCTAGTTGCGTATTGCATTACGCCTAGGTGAAAGTGCATAGTTCTAATCAGTTAGAAATAGATAATTTGCATCACATTTGGGTAGCGCCGTGAGGTGCTGTACTCGGTTTGGTGCGAAATACCTAAGCACCTAAAGGGGATAACAGCCATGACCCTGAAAGATTCACCCATGACCACGCTTGCCCGCGGTCCCAAGCGAGAGGGCCTGTACAACCCGGCCCAGGAGCACGACGCCTGTGGTGTCGCCTTCGTCGCGGA is a window of Corynebacterium lactis RW2-5 DNA encoding:
- a CDS encoding HNH endonuclease family protein: MPRHTTSAATTLAGLLIGTMVAGCSPSAMPQGGQVPSLSPSPTPSIGQPSAPPSPPTLPPAPAPAPDQPSEATPIPLPLADAARGALEELPIKGRAPKTGYEREQFGQRWSDDVVAEFGHNGCDTRNDILGRDLINKEYKPNTRDCVVLAGQLSDPYTGTLIEFRRGQRTSSAVQIDHVVALSDAWQKGAQQLTPEQRQEFANDPLNLLAVDGPANQQKRDGDAATWIPPNSAFRCQYVARQVSVKKKYSLWVTPAERDAIARWLNTCTPEDEAGLENLQLAPTPPI